In Elusimicrobiota bacterium, the DNA window TTCAAGGTTAAAATCAGATTTTCAAAGACACAGAGGCTTATCTGAAAAACATAAAATTGCTTATTTGAAATGGTATATTTATTTAAAAAACCATTAAAAAAACAACATTTTAGTACTATTAAGCCCACAATGACATCGGACTTAGTGCCACTGATTATATTTCTCAATCTCAGTCTTAATTTTAATCTTTCTGACTTAGACTTATTATTTACTGTCTATAAACATACTCTTGTTGTTTTGTCAAGAGGTTTTTATGGTACAGTAAGCCATTGTTGTCATTACTATTATTCTACCTTTTTTATAACAATATAATCTAAATTCAGTATGGAAGAATATACTTGCTGCAATTTTAGAACGTGTTCTCCTGCTTTAATATTGAATTTTAAAGGAGTTTGTCCGTCGGGATTAAGGACAATCCACGGTTGCCATTCAGTTGCTTGTCCTCCCCAACCCCCGGTAGTTTTGAAAAAAATTCTTCTTAAATCTTCTGTCGGATACGCTCCATCAATCATTAGTGAGCGAACAGGTTCTTCCGCAGTGGCATATTGTAAGGTAATCGTATATAAACCATCTTTTGCTACAGTAAATTTCCATTCAACCCATTGCCCAGGTTTATTCCAATTCCCAATTGTTTTTTTGCTTGCTACTGACATATTTTCTTCTATTTTTATTTCCCCGCCTCCCTGCCCACTAAAATCTTCTGCTTCAATCTTTATTTCTGCCCCGGATACATTTTGCTTAGCGGCAGTTTCACTTTTCTTAGTAGTAGTAGCAGCAGCAGTTTTTTTACTGACGGGTCTTTTTTTTGCCTCAACTTGTCCTGTGTAAACTAAACACATACCAAACACTATCCCTAAAACTATCCAATTTCTCATCTTCGCTACCTCCTTTTGACATCAGACTTTAGACTAAGACGAAGGACTAATGACTACGGACGTCTTTCAATCTCAATCTTCTAATTCACTAATTCTCTAATCAACTAATTAACTGGCACCATAGTGTTCTATTTTTCTACCACAATTTTTACTTTCTTTACTCCCGTTGAGTTTTCTATAAATCCTATATATACACCACTCGCTATTCCCTTGCCACCATCATTCTTACCATCCCATACCACTTTACCACTATTACCACTCTCTATTAATTCCCGGACTAATACTCCGCCTACCGTGTATATCTTTACTACTGCTCCCGCTGTTAATCCTTCTATTGTTAATCCTTGAACATTTTTCACCGGATTAAACGGACTTGGATATACTTTCACAATACCACCATTTGTTGCAACCGACTCTAATAACGCAAACTTACTTAAATGGTTACTCTTACCGACTACCTTGTTATCATCAGGGTATATTGTTGTAGGTAACGCTACCCAACGCTGGTTATTCTCATCATACCAGCCTAATGTTAACTTACTCTCATCATAAGATACTACTGCTTCGTCATCATAATTTATCGTTATTGTTATTTCCTTTACAGGCTGGATGTTCTTGTCATTTACTATCTCCACTCCGTACCCCACTACCTTTACTGATGCCTTATCACTTTCGGGCACTTCTATTGATGTTAGCGTTAAATTTGCGGTCGTAGAAAACGCACCTTTGGGTACAAGGACACTTATCTCACTATCTACACTGCTATTATCACCTATTGGCGTTACTGCCATTCCGCTGCTTATCTGCACCTTAGAACTTACTGCCCTGGTCACACTAAACGGCTTGCCTACATAATTCTGACCTGCCATATCACTGCTTAAGCCGGTGTAGTCCATTCCACTGGGCCAGAACCGCCAATTACTACTCACTGGCTTTACACTATAATTACCACTCACTAAATCAACAAACTCGTAATAGCCATCTGCTCCGGTTGTATAACTGCTACTTGCTTTGCCACTTAAATTCAGCGTTACTCCGCTTATCCCACTACTGCTCTTGTATACTTGTAAATTACCTTTGATACTATATGTCACTATATATGCATTTACATCAGCAGGCGCATTTATTGTCGCTGTTGCCACTCCGACTGCCACGCCATCGTTTATATCTTGTGCTTCAAAATAATAGCTATAATCACTGCCTACGGCACTTAATGTTTTTGTCAAACTGTAATTCCTGCCAGTTACATATGAACTTGTATCTGTAGTACTCATTACAAATGGACTGCCTGTTATCTCACTCAATCCTTTCTTGATATGAACTCTTGGATACCCTGTCTTTGGGGCATCGCCATCAGCATCGGCATATTTCACTCTATACACAAAACCCGTATTGGTTGTGCCGGTCTCCGGATTTAAGCCATCACTAATATAATTAGGCTCGTTTGTCCAACTTAATGTCGGTGCTACATTCGGTGGCGGGGTATATGTTACTGTTATTGTTGCTACCTTAACATTATTACTTGTATCAGTCGCTTGGGCATAGATTGTGTTCAACCCGCTCATCAACGTTACGCTCGTACTCCATGGTGATAACCCGGTCGCTGTTGTGTATGTCCCTGATAAACCAACCTTTACATCTACCTGCTTTAATTCTATATTGTCCGAGGCTGTGCCGCTTATAGTTACCAATGCGGTCACTACTGTTGTGTTGGGTGATGTTATATTTATTGTCGGTGGTGTAGTGTCAGGTACAGTCGTTGCCTTGCTTACTACATTGGATAA includes these proteins:
- a CDS encoding fibronectin type III domain-containing protein, whose translation is MSRFVKCFLVVAVLAITSLITAEMLSAALNFKKRVVNNWADPANYIADIDYAASCGADAFLFPEFRPWDIAAIKNGGTDYFTPGLAYAHQKGMKVHFYMGFSKYCNDNWDTFKSSVPMQNAFLADLEWVLKTYPNLDGFEMEEPHAHDTADTDGGASWRAFCNDFFTKCKAIVAKYHPTDQPGTFMWAFNCGANSTGSVWAVGIDTVYINANKLFNAYHIQNSEISLDDFLYNITIWKARFPNLELYSCVFMTSSYLVGKCGYPDPGWELHPTCWSQVFFDEIKWAAANNHSVQIFVLSWLKTPASMWPNDTLPGATAGDKISSIWNVDTSSPSDITTLSTGTANSNSVVLNWKAVGDDGNIGKATEYDIRYANVNITESNWATATQCSNEPSPQISGTTETYKVQGLNAGTIYYFAIKVKDDATPANWSGLSNVVSKATTVPDTTPPTINITSPNTTVVTALVTISGTASDNIELKQVDVKVGLSGTYTTATGLSPWSTSVTLMSGLNTIYAQATDTSNNVKVATITVTYTPPPNVAPTLSWTNEPNYISDGLNPETGTTNTGFVYRVKYADADGDAPKTGYPRVHIKKGLSEITGSPFVMSTTDTSSYVTGRNYSLTKTLSAVGSDYSYYFEAQDINDGVAVGVATATINAPADVNAYIVTYSIKGNLQVYKSSSGISGVTLNLSGKASSSYTTGADGYYEFVDLVSGNYSVKPVSSNWRFWPSGMDYTGLSSDMAGQNYVGKPFSVTRAVSSKVQISSGMAVTPIGDNSSVDSEISVLVPKGAFSTTANLTLTSIEVPESDKASVKVVGYGVEIVNDKNIQPVKEITITINYDDEAVVSYDESKLTLGWYDENNQRWVALPTTIYPDDNKVVGKSNHLSKFALLESVATNGGIVKVYPSPFNPVKNVQGLTIEGLTAGAVVKIYTVGGVLVRELIESGNSGKVVWDGKNDGGKGIASGVYIGFIENSTGVKKVKIVVEK